A stretch of DNA from Synechococcus sp. PROS-9-1:
CCCTATGGAGAGAACGGTGGCAACGATTAATCCACCAAAAATGACCGTTCCAAGAGATTGTTGTGCACTCGCTCCTGCACCGTTGGCGACCACGAGAGGCAAGAAACCGGCAAGCGCGGCCGTTGCTGTCATCAGGATGGGACGAAGCCGCGATTCGGCTGATTCGATCACGGCGATCACGCTACTTTTCCCCTCCTTAAGTTTTTGTTCGGCGACTTCCACGATCAAAATTCCATTCTTGGCCGCTAAACCGATCAAGGTAACTAGGCCAATTTGTGCATAGATGTTCAAATCGATGGAGCGAATCGCAAGAAAGGCGAGGGCACCAAGCATGGCCAGCGGCACCGTTGCCAGGATGATGACCGGTGTGATGTAACTCTCGTATTGGGCTGAGAGCACGAGATACACAATCAGCACCCCAAGTCCAAACACCAGGATGCTCGCGTTCCCCGCGGAGAGCTGCAGCGCTGCCAAACCGGTAAAGGCAGAACCAATGTTGGTGTAAGTCTCAGCTTTAAACAATTGCTGGATTTTGCTCAGGGCCTGACCGCTGCTTTTTCCGATCGCTTCCGCGCCCTGAATCAGCACGGTGCGGCTCAAGTTGTAGTGGCTGATCACGGGCGGAGCACTGCTGAGCTCGGCTTCAGCAAATTGCGACACCTGGACTAGTTCGCCATCGTTTGATCGAACGTAATAACTAAGGATGTCATCGATAGCTTCCCGTTGATTTGGCGTTCCCTGCACGTAGATGCTGCGGACTTGGCCGCTCTCGTAGGTGAGTCCGGAGTAGCTACTGCCAGCTAGCGCAGAAATCGTGTCCATCGCCTCTTTGAAGTCGACGTTGAGAGCCCCCATCACCTCGCGATTGAGGTTGAGGCCGATCGCTGGAGCGCTTGGGGTGAACTGCGTGTAGACGCTGGAAAAGTCTCCGCTTGCATCAGCCGTCTTGATCAGTTGGCCCGCCAAATCGGAGAGTTCGTTGAAGCTGTAGGCACCGTTGCTGAGGTCGTTGAATTGGAAGTAGAACCCTCCTTGGGCGGAGAAGCCAGGCACCGCTGGTGGGCTTGAAGCCCGAGCGAGGCCGTCGCTTAATGCGATCAACTTGGCATTCAGCCGTTTGACGATGGCATCGGAACTGTGTTCCGCGCCTTTGCGTTCTTCCAAGGGCTGGAGGCCAAAGAAAAAGACACCTTGATCGGGACTGGAGCCATTGAAGCCATAGCCGTTGATGATTGAGGCATTGGCGACATCGTCTTCTTCACTGAGAACCTTGGCGATTTGGTTGCCAAGCTTTTTGGTTTCCACCAGGGAAGCCCCATTTTGAAGTTGAAAAATTCCCACTCCATAGCCTTGGTCTTCATCGGGGATGAAGGCTGTTGGCAGGGTCGTGAAAGCGAAGCCTGTCGCCACGATGCCTACAACCAATCCAGCCAGCACGATCCGGCGGGCTTGGATCATCCGTTTGAGAAGCCTGGAGTAGGTGTTTTCAAGACGCTCGAAATTGCGGTTGAACACCTTGAAGATCAGCGGCAGGTTGGATCCAGCGAGGGCACCGATCACGATGCCGGCGATGTAAGTCCAGTTGCCAAAGGAAGCAGCACTGAAGCGGCCAAAGGCCAAGCCCACGATTACGCCCACCACAATCCAACTGCGACCCTTCGCTTCCGGTGGTTTTTTCTGAGAAAGGATCAAACCCGAGAGCATCGGTGAAAACGTGAGCGCATTAAATGCAGAGATGGCAACCGAAAAGGCGATCGTGAGTGCGAACTGTTTGTAGATGATCCCGATCCCACCTGGATAAAAGGCAACGGGAACAAAGACCGCCATCAATACGAGGGCGGTGGCAAGCAGCGCGCCGAAGAGCTCGCCCATGCAAGCGAGTGCTGCTTCGCGAGGCTTCATTCCTTGGTCGATGTTGGTGGAGACCGCTTCGATCACAACGATGGCGTCATCCACAACAAGGCCTGTAGCCAGCACAAGGCCCAGCAATGTGAGTTGATTGATCGAAAACCCGAAGACGTTGAGGAAGGCGAATGTTCCCACCAGAGAAATCGGAATCGCCAGGCTGGGCACTACGGTGGCGCGCCAGTTCTGGAGAAAAAGAAACAGGATGATTAAGACCAATACGATCGCCAGTCCGAGCGCGTCGATGACGCCATTAACGGAGGATTCGATGAACTGGCCGATGTCATAAATCTGATTAATCGTGACGCCAGGAGGCACTGTGCTTTTGAACTGGTTGATTTGATCAATAACGCCTTCTGATACATCGAGAGCATTGCTCGAAGGAGTTTGGAAAACAGCAATCGTGAGCGCTTCCGTTTCGTTTTTATCAACGACCTGTATTGAGTACGAGTTGCTGCCGTATCGGACTTCGCCGACATCCTTCAGTTTGAGCAGATTGCCGGAGGGCGAGCGGCTGAGGATCAGGTTGTTGAAGTCATCAATGGAGATCAGATTGCCGTTGTTCTCCACCACAATCGGATAGGTGTAGGCCTGGTCGCCTGAGGCTGGAGGCCCTCCAACAAGGCCACCAACAGCCACGCTGTTTTGAGACTGAACTGCATTCAGTACGTCTTCAGATGTGAGTTTGTTGGCGGCAAGTCTGCTTGGATCAACAAACAGCCAGAAGGCAGGATTGGCACCTCCCCAGATCGTGACGTTGGCAACGCCTTCCACCCGCGAAAGCGGGTAATAGAGCTGTTCGTAGACGAGTCCGTTTAAAAAAGCAGCATCAAATTGCCCTTCGCTGGAACTGATCTCATAGGCAAGAAGGATGGAGGGGTTGCTTTGCGTTACGGAGACCCCTGTTTCTTTCACCTGGTCTGGGAGTTGGGGATTGGCCAGAGACACGCGGTTCTGAACATTCACCTGAGCGATATCAATGTCTGTTGTTTGGTCGAAATAGACATTGATGGTGCTGTTGCCCGTCATGTCGGTGTTCGAGGAGATGTAGCTCACTCCGGGAACGCCATTGATCTGTTGCTCCAAGGGATTGGTCACCGCTTGCTCGGTGACCTCCGCATTGGCGCCTCCATAGGTTGCACTGACCAGGATCAGAGGATTGGCAATGTTTGGCAGGTTGGCAATGGGCAGAATCGGGATCGAGATCAGCCCGACGAGCACAATTAAAATGCTGCAGACCGTGGTCAGGACCGGTCGCTTGATGAAATTGTCGGAGAAAGCCATCGGCTTAGTTGGCTCCTGCTGAAACGTTCACAGGCATGCCACTGCGCAGCCGACTTGTGTTGCTAATCGCCACTTTGGCCCCGGCTTTGAGTCCGGAGATCACCGGATAGAGGTTGTTTTGCAGATCCCCAAGTTGCACCTTCGTTTGCAGCACGATCGGGGTGTTGCCTGGGAGCTTTTCCAGTTTTTTCAACGCTTTGGCTGTTGTATTAGGTGAGCGTTTGATGGTCGGTAGCGCCTTGCTGATGGGTACGACTTCATAAACGAACGGCTGCTGCGCTTGCATCATCACGGCCTGCACCGGTACCGCTAACTGCTCACTCGATCCGGTAATGATTTCGGAGGCAACATATTGACCTGTTTTTAATTGTCCGGTGAGGTTGGGGAACACCGCCTTCACCATTAACGTGTTTGGAGGATTGCCGGCTTTTGGAATCGAATAGTAAGGCGATACAAAGGTGATTGTTCCTTCACCAGTAACCGGTGGGGTGGATTGAGATGCAAGCTGCACAGGTTGCCCCACTTTGACCTGGGATCCCTGCGATGCTGGAATTTCCATCAAGGTCCAGAGAGTGGAGTTGTCCACAATTCCTGTAATGACATCCCCGGTTTTGACGTAATCACCGATCTTTACGGTGTCTAAGTCACCGATCACACCATTGATTGGAGAGCGCACAAACTTATAGTTAAGGTTGGCCTTATCGGCGATGGCTTGATCTCTTGATGTGATCGCTTTTGTTGCGTAGGCATCACGACGTTTCGCTGATGCGGCTCCTTGTTCATAAAGAAATTGGTATCTTTCAGCATTAACTTTGTCATAGCGAGCTTGTGATTTAGAGGCGTCGAGCTGGGCGCTCTGTTGCGTGTTGTCGAGCACAAGAATCACCTGACCTGCTTGAACTTGATCTCCTTCTTTGACAAGTTTCTTGATCACTCGGCCATCTGTTTCAGGGCTGAGCGTCACGTTGGTGGTGGATTCAAGCGGGCTAATCGCTTTGATGCTGGGTTTGAAGCTGCCCTGGGAGATTGTTGCGGTGTTGATGGATAAAAAGGTCGTGCCGGATGTCTTGCTCTGCCCGCATGCTGCAAGGGCAACGGTGAGAGTCAGTCCAACAACAAGGGGGGCCCGCACAATGCAACTGATGAGTTGCGCGGACCATACCTGTTATTGACCACGATGACGCCTTGCACTCTCATTCAGCTTGGATGGTGCGCAGATCGCCGAAGTAAATATGGGCGGATGCTTTCTGCTTGCCCTGAGATCCTGTGCGCTGATCAACGCGGGAACTCGGTGCTTTGACACCTGAACTGAGCGGCCCCTTGTTGTCCTGGTGGGAGATGCATGGTCGCAGGGATCCTGAGCAGAAACCATGGATGTTCACTGTGGATCGAGCCTGGCCACAGCCTGACGACGTGTTGTCGCCCTTCGGCATTTGGATTGCCGAGGTGATGTTGCAGCAAACCCAGTTGCAGGTGGTGTTGCCGTACTGGGAGCGCTGGATGGAGGTTTTCCCCACGCTGGAGCGACTGGCTGAGGCGCGAGAACACGATGTGTTGCTGCTTTGGCAGGGGCTTGGTTACTACTCGCGAGCCCGCCGTCTTCTGGCAGGAGCCAAGCAACTGATGGGTCAGATCGCTCCTGCCTCAAGCACGACGCTGTCCGCTTGGCCAATGGATCTGGATGGTTGGCTGCTCCTCCCTGGGATTGGCCGCACCACCGCGGGGGGCATCCTCTCGTCTGCCTTCAACAGCCCGCTGGCGATTCTTGATGGCAATGTGCGCCGGGTCTTGGCTCGGCTTCAAGCTCATCCCAAACCTCCTGCGCGTGATCAAGCCTTGTGTTGGCAATGGAGTGAGGCTCTTGTTGCGGCTGCGCCTGGCCGTGCTCGTGATCTCAATCAGGCCCTGATGGACCTCGGTGCCACGGTTTGCACTCCCCGTTCACCGAATTGCGGGTGCTGTCCTTGGCAGATGCATTGCGCTGCTTACGCTGCTGGCGATGTGGAGCGTTACCCCGTGAAAGACAC
This window harbors:
- a CDS encoding efflux RND transporter permease subunit produces the protein MAFSDNFIKRPVLTTVCSILIVLVGLISIPILPIANLPNIANPLILVSATYGGANAEVTEQAVTNPLEQQINGVPGVSYISSNTDMTGNSTINVYFDQTTDIDIAQVNVQNRVSLANPQLPDQVKETGVSVTQSNPSILLAYEISSSEGQFDAAFLNGLVYEQLYYPLSRVEGVANVTIWGGANPAFWLFVDPSRLAANKLTSEDVLNAVQSQNSVAVGGLVGGPPASGDQAYTYPIVVENNGNLISIDDFNNLILSRSPSGNLLKLKDVGEVRYGSNSYSIQVVDKNETEALTIAVFQTPSSNALDVSEGVIDQINQFKSTVPPGVTINQIYDIGQFIESSVNGVIDALGLAIVLVLIILFLFLQNWRATVVPSLAIPISLVGTFAFLNVFGFSINQLTLLGLVLATGLVVDDAIVVIEAVSTNIDQGMKPREAALACMGELFGALLATALVLMAVFVPVAFYPGGIGIIYKQFALTIAFSVAISAFNALTFSPMLSGLILSQKKPPEAKGRSWIVVGVIVGLAFGRFSAASFGNWTYIAGIVIGALAGSNLPLIFKVFNRNFERLENTYSRLLKRMIQARRIVLAGLVVGIVATGFAFTTLPTAFIPDEDQGYGVGIFQLQNGASLVETKKLGNQIAKVLSEEDDVANASIINGYGFNGSSPDQGVFFFGLQPLEERKGAEHSSDAIVKRLNAKLIALSDGLARASSPPAVPGFSAQGGFYFQFNDLSNGAYSFNELSDLAGQLIKTADASGDFSSVYTQFTPSAPAIGLNLNREVMGALNVDFKEAMDTISALAGSSYSGLTYESGQVRSIYVQGTPNQREAIDDILSYYVRSNDGELVQVSQFAEAELSSAPPVISHYNLSRTVLIQGAEAIGKSSGQALSKIQQLFKAETYTNIGSAFTGLAALQLSAGNASILVFGLGVLIVYLVLSAQYESYITPVIILATVPLAMLGALAFLAIRSIDLNIYAQIGLVTLIGLAAKNGILIVEVAEQKLKEGKSSVIAVIESAESRLRPILMTATAALAGFLPLVVANGAGASAQQSLGTVIFGGLIVATVLSIGVVPPVYVLVKDLESRLMSPSR
- a CDS encoding efflux RND transporter periplasmic adaptor subunit, translating into MRAPLVVGLTLTVALAACGQSKTSGTTFLSINTATISQGSFKPSIKAISPLESTTNVTLSPETDGRVIKKLVKEGDQVQAGQVILVLDNTQQSAQLDASKSQARYDKVNAERYQFLYEQGAASAKRRDAYATKAITSRDQAIADKANLNYKFVRSPINGVIGDLDTVKIGDYVKTGDVITGIVDNSTLWTLMEIPASQGSQVKVGQPVQLASQSTPPVTGEGTITFVSPYYSIPKAGNPPNTLMVKAVFPNLTGQLKTGQYVASEIITGSSEQLAVPVQAVMMQAQQPFVYEVVPISKALPTIKRSPNTTAKALKKLEKLPGNTPIVLQTKVQLGDLQNNLYPVISGLKAGAKVAISNTSRLRSGMPVNVSAGAN
- the mutT gene encoding 8-oxo-dGTP diphosphatase MutT, producing the protein MHGRRDPEQKPWMFTVDRAWPQPDDVLSPFGIWIAEVMLQQTQLQVVLPYWERWMEVFPTLERLAEAREHDVLLLWQGLGYYSRARRLLAGAKQLMGQIAPASSTTLSAWPMDLDGWLLLPGIGRTTAGGILSSAFNSPLAILDGNVRRVLARLQAHPKPPARDQALCWQWSEALVAAAPGRARDLNQALMDLGATVCTPRSPNCGCCPWQMHCAAYAAGDVERYPVKDTPRAVPFQVIGVGVVLNEAGEVLIDQRLNEGLLGGLWEFPGGKQEPGEAIVQTIARELQEELAIEVSVGEELISLDHAYSHKKLRFVVHLCQWQKGEPQPLASQQVRWVRPESLSDYPFPAANARIIAALLDHVS